A stretch of Corallococcus macrosporus DNA encodes these proteins:
- a CDS encoding PAS domain-containing hybrid sensor histidine kinase/response regulator: MEGRADTEPGKAPSEDSAEELYENAPCGYLSTSPEGRILRVNQTFLTWTGYSREDLLGGKRFWELLTVAGRIFHETHYAPLLQMQGFVHELSLDLICADGRPLPALINSMLKRDALGRPRSIRTTLFNMTERKRYERELLMSRRKAEQLAQSKAALLATLSHEIRNPLNAITAATRLLGMTPLSDKQSKYLRILGSASGNLLALVNDILDWSKIEAGKLTLEQREFSLRELLGDILNGQAARAEEKRLRLHMDIDERVPAGLLGDPVKLGQILTNLVSNALKFTEKGGVTVRVALHSQDGDACDLSFQVRDTGIGIAPDRLAAIFEEYTQANYDIGMKYGGTGLGLSISRKLVALHGSKMVVESEVGKGTCFSFDLRLKSVAGAATEGAAPSSASSQQALRGLKVLVVEDNEVNTYVLARWFEHWGVSFDAARNGREAVERLRQGGYALVLMDLHMPVLDGYDALKVIRQLPDERLRQIPVIAISASTRIWQESQVLAAGFTDFIGKPFDESVLFRKMARCTSREAPEVPAQPPEAAPRAPEAAASALVLPPDFSFTKLRQWAAGDSQAGAALARSSVQSLEQARPALTAALKKGAADAFERACESITGTLHLLEAQGLGAALRRARSLLAGNAPDAARVQAAVFAIDWEMDTLVGALVAVASEADA, translated from the coding sequence ATGGAAGGCCGCGCCGACACGGAGCCGGGGAAGGCGCCTTCCGAGGACTCGGCGGAGGAGCTGTATGAGAATGCTCCGTGCGGCTATCTCTCCACGAGCCCGGAGGGGCGCATCCTCAGGGTCAATCAGACCTTCCTGACCTGGACGGGCTACTCGCGGGAGGACCTGCTCGGGGGCAAGCGCTTCTGGGAGCTGCTCACGGTCGCGGGCCGCATCTTCCACGAGACCCACTACGCGCCCCTGCTCCAGATGCAGGGCTTCGTCCACGAGCTCTCGCTGGACCTCATCTGTGCCGACGGCCGTCCGCTGCCCGCGCTGATCAACTCCATGCTGAAGCGGGACGCGCTCGGAAGACCGCGCTCCATCCGGACGACGCTCTTCAACATGACGGAGCGCAAGCGCTACGAGCGCGAGCTGCTGATGTCCCGCCGCAAGGCCGAGCAGTTGGCCCAGTCCAAGGCGGCGCTGCTCGCGACCCTCAGCCATGAGATCCGCAACCCGCTCAACGCCATCACCGCCGCCACGCGGCTGTTGGGGATGACGCCGCTCTCCGACAAGCAGTCGAAGTACCTGCGCATCCTCGGCTCCGCGTCCGGCAACCTGCTCGCGCTGGTCAACGACATCCTGGACTGGAGCAAGATTGAAGCGGGCAAGCTCACGCTGGAGCAGCGCGAGTTCTCCCTCCGGGAGCTGCTGGGCGACATCCTGAACGGCCAGGCCGCCCGGGCCGAGGAGAAGCGGCTGCGGCTCCACATGGACATCGACGAGCGGGTCCCGGCCGGGCTCCTGGGAGACCCGGTCAAGCTCGGGCAGATCCTCACGAACCTCGTGAGCAACGCTCTCAAGTTCACGGAGAAGGGTGGGGTCACGGTCCGCGTGGCCCTCCACTCCCAGGACGGCGACGCGTGTGACCTGTCCTTCCAGGTGCGCGACACGGGGATCGGGATCGCACCGGACCGCCTGGCCGCCATCTTCGAGGAGTACACCCAGGCGAACTACGACATCGGGATGAAGTACGGCGGGACGGGGCTGGGCCTCTCCATCAGCCGGAAGCTGGTGGCGCTGCACGGCAGCAAGATGGTCGTGGAGAGCGAGGTGGGAAAGGGGACCTGCTTCTCCTTCGACCTGCGCTTGAAGTCCGTGGCCGGAGCGGCCACCGAGGGCGCGGCACCCAGCAGCGCGTCGTCCCAGCAGGCCCTGCGGGGCCTGAAGGTGCTCGTGGTGGAGGACAACGAGGTCAACACCTACGTGCTGGCCCGTTGGTTCGAGCACTGGGGTGTTTCGTTCGACGCCGCCAGGAACGGGCGCGAGGCGGTGGAGCGCCTTCGCCAGGGAGGCTACGCGCTCGTCCTCATGGACCTGCACATGCCGGTGCTGGATGGCTACGACGCGCTGAAGGTCATCCGGCAGCTCCCGGACGAACGGCTCCGCCAGATTCCCGTCATCGCCATCTCGGCCTCCACGCGAATCTGGCAGGAGAGCCAGGTGCTGGCCGCGGGGTTCACGGACTTCATCGGCAAGCCCTTCGACGAAAGCGTCCTCTTCCGGAAGATGGCCCGCTGCACGTCCCGCGAGGCCCCAGAGGTGCCCGCGCAGCCACCGGAAGCGGCCCCCCGGGCTCCCGAAGCCGCCGCGAGCGCGCTGGTCCTTCCGCCGGACTTCAGCTTCACGAAGCTGCGGCAGTGGGCTGCGGGTGACTCGCAGGCGGGCGCGGCGCTGGCCCGCTCCTCCGTCCAGTCATTGGAGCAGGCCCGGCCCGCGCTCACGGCGGCGCTCAAGAAGGGCGCCGCCGACGCGTTCGAGCGCGCGTGCGAGTCCATCACGGGGACCCTGCACCTGCTCGAAGCGCAAGGCCTGGGGGCGGCCCTCCGCCGTGCGCGGTCACTGCTCGCCGGCAACGCCCCGGATGCCGCGCGGGTCCAGGCCGCGGTGTTCGCCATCGACTGGGAGATGGACACCCTCGTCGGCGCGCTGGTCGCCGTCGCGAGCGAAGCGGACGCCTGA
- a CDS encoding alpha/beta fold hydrolase, producing the protein MNVLARNNVKVKGEGAQPLVFSHGFGCDQNMWRFVAPAFEQDYRTVLFDHVGAGGSDLAAYDRNRYATLEGYADDVLRICHELALEEAVFVGHSVSAMVGVLAAIKEPERFDKLVLIGPSPCYINDGEYVGGFSREDILQLLESLDDNYLGWSSTMAPVIMGNPDRPELGTELTNSFCRMDPEIAKQFARVTFLSDHRADLPKVKTPSLVLQCSNDVIAGEAVGEYVCRKLPAGQMVLLKATGHCPNLSAPEETVAAMKPFLGS; encoded by the coding sequence ATGAACGTCCTCGCCCGGAACAACGTCAAGGTGAAGGGGGAGGGCGCGCAGCCCCTGGTGTTCTCCCATGGCTTCGGCTGCGACCAGAACATGTGGCGCTTCGTCGCGCCCGCGTTCGAGCAGGACTACCGCACCGTGCTCTTCGACCACGTGGGGGCGGGCGGCTCGGACCTCGCGGCCTATGACCGCAACCGGTACGCGACGTTGGAGGGCTACGCCGACGACGTCCTGCGCATCTGCCACGAGCTGGCGCTCGAAGAGGCGGTCTTCGTCGGTCACTCGGTGAGCGCGATGGTGGGGGTGCTGGCGGCCATCAAGGAGCCGGAGCGCTTCGACAAGCTCGTGCTCATCGGCCCCTCGCCCTGCTACATCAACGACGGCGAGTACGTCGGGGGCTTCTCGCGCGAGGACATCCTGCAGTTGCTGGAGTCGCTCGACGACAACTACCTGGGCTGGTCCAGCACCATGGCGCCCGTCATCATGGGCAACCCGGACCGGCCGGAGCTGGGCACGGAGCTCACCAACAGCTTCTGCCGCATGGACCCGGAGATCGCGAAGCAGTTCGCGCGCGTGACCTTCCTCTCCGACCACAGGGCGGACCTGCCGAAGGTGAAGACGCCCTCCCTCGTGCTCCAGTGCTCGAACGACGTCATCGCGGGGGAGGCGGTGGGCGAGTACGTGTGCCGGAAGCTGCCCGCGGGCCAGATGGTCCTGCTCAAGGCGACCGGCCACTGCCCGAACCTGAGTGCTCCCGAGGAAACCGTCGCGGCGATGAAGCCCTTCCTGGGCTCCTGA